Part of the Leptospira yasudae genome is shown below.
GGTCAGGTTTTGGACGATTATAAAAGTCCGAAAGGAACGAAGGAGATTTCCGTTGAAACGACTTCCGATATGTGCGATGCGGTTCTGGGGGAGTTGGCAGAGGGCACGATTTTGATTATGGCGGCTGCTCCGGCGGACTTCCGACCATCACGGAGTAAAGAATCCAAGATCAAAAAGGAAGATGGTAGCGAAACCCTCCTCTTGGAATTAGTTAAGAACCCGGATATTCTGAAGACTGTCAGTTCTAAGATCCAAAAAGAAGAAATTGCGGGTTGTTGCTTGGTCGGTTTTGCTGCGGAGACGGATTCTTTGGAAGACCATGCACAGGGAAAACTCAAAAGTAAGAATTTGGACTATATTGTTGGAAATTATGTAGGGAAAAATCAGAAAGGCTTTGGAGAAGTGGACACGACTGTGATTATTTTTTCTTCGTCCGGGAAAACGACGGAAATCGGTCCTTTTTCGAAAGAAGTGATTTCCCGGAAGATTGTCGCTTTTTTGAAAGGAGAAACAGAGAAA
Proteins encoded:
- a CDS encoding phosphopantothenoylcysteine decarboxylase encodes the protein MGFSKAIITSGPTREWIDPVRYISNASSGKMGFHIAEEVAHWIPEVVYIHGQVLDDYKSPKGTKEISVETTSDMCDAVLGELAEGTILIMAAAPADFRPSRSKESKIKKEDGSETLLLELVKNPDILKTVSSKIQKEEIAGCCLVGFAAETDSLEDHAQGKLKSKNLDYIVGNYVGKNQKGFGEVDTTVIIFSSSGKTTEIGPFSKEVISRKIVAFLKGETEKSFVKS